GTCAGCCAAAAATCACGCCCGCAAAAACCTGTTGCGTCACTGTGTGACCCGCTTTAGTATATTAGTGGCCAGACCGATCTCTTCGTTAGACTGCTGACCGTTACTGAGGCTGTCGGCAAAGCGCCGACGCAAACCAGTTATTAGACGAGGTGATTATGCGTCTTCTAATCTCACTAACCGCAGCAGCATTACTGCTGCTGACGCTCGGCTGCAGCGAGCAGTCCACAGAGCCGGCGCCAACCGAAAAAGCGGGACCTATCGGCGGCGAGACGCCCGGTGAGATCACGGCACTATTGGAAACCAACACCCCCACCAACCTGGAAATGGCCCCGGCCGGGGATCCGAACTGGGTCGCCTGGCCCCCGTTCGACGTAATCAAGAACAGCGACGTGTACGCGGTGACTTTCCTCTGGGGCCAGTTGACCAACTCGGTGCTTCCGGGAATGCCGGTGACCGACTGGTCCGGGCGGCTTTGGGTCAACGGAGTGGCCGTGGTGCAACCGCGCCGGACGATCAATTTCGAGCCGGGCCAGGATTCGATCGTGATGGAGGACGAGCCTGCGATGGCTGCATGGGTATCCGAGACCGCGGTCGATTACGACGGTATCTGCTTCCTGGTCTTCCTGCGCCGCGATATCACCTACATCGTGGCACCCTGGCTGACCTTTTCCACCACGCCGATCGAACTGCGGTTTGACTTCCATCAACTGGTCAAGCTGGATACGTTTCTGACGTTGCCGCAGGGTAATGCAGTCGCGGTTCATGCCCGCCGGATTTGGCCAGATCGCTGTCCCGGCGGATTCCTCGAGGGCAGGTGGATCAAGGATGACAACACCGGCGCCAGCGGCCGCATCGAGGGACTTTGGCTCAACTATCGCGGCGAACCGGAGGGTATTATCACCGGGCAGTTCTGGACCAACAACGACGGCACCCGCGAGTATTCCGGGTGGGTGTCGGGGTATATGCTGACGGTCATTATCGCCGAGTTTAAGGGACACTGGTGGTACGATGACCCCCGCATGTGTCCACTGTGCGGCTCGGGCCACGGCTGGTTCCGGGGTAATTTCCACTTTGCCTTCGGCGACAACCGTGGGGGTGCGATGTTCGGTGAGTTCGGCGACTTCAATGCGCCCGACCCCAGTTCTCTTTCGATGCCCTTCATGGGCGTGTGGCGGGAGTTCTGCCCGTGGACACCGGAAACGCCGGGCACGAACAACGACATCGGCGGACCCAACTGAGCGAACTGACAGCCCACCAATGACCAAAACCCGTCATGTCAAAGCGTGACGGGTTTATTTTTTTTGGACCTGAAGGTCTGAACTGTACTGCAGGTTTCGGCCGGACTTGTACTGCTCGAACAACTGCCCCCATTCGGTGCGGGCAAAGCGGCGGATGATGGATTTGCCTACAGTCGGGTACCAGAGCAGGTCGTGATAGAAGTTGCTCGCCGCCGGCGCCCAGACGACTAGAGGCGAGTGCAGCGCTATGCGCTCGAGGAACCGAAGCGGCCCCTTCCGCAGCATCTGGTCGCCCCAAATCACGAATGACTTCTTCACTTTGAAGTGGAAGTTGATCTCGGAGATGTCTTCGCCAACAATTTCGATCTCTCGCAAGTCAGCCACCCCCAGCCCGCGCTCGTGACACATGCGCAGGTACGGGATACTAATCGGATCGAACCCCATCAGTTTCGCGGCCACCGAATCAATCGCCACCGAGTCGCACGAGGCCAGGATGAGATTCTTGCCGTGAGGAGTCATGGTCCGCGGCCCGGCCCCGTCGCCCGCGACTGTCCCGTCCATGACGGCCAATATGCGGGGGTGCAGCTCGCGCTGCATGATCATCAGGTCAACCAGAACCTCATGAATGTACTTGTGAGCGTAATGGCGCACCTCTTTGAGCAGGCCGCCGAACGCGTTCTTGATCGCCCCGGTGGTGGTCGAATGGCCGTGGGTTTTGACCGTGGGCAGATGAATAATCTGCTTGCCGACGTACATCTTTGGAATCTCGATCCCCTCGGGAAAGATCTGGTCGAGCTTGAGCAGCTTTTCCTTGAATCGGTAAACAGTCCACTCGACATCCGGCAGCGGCGTGAACCGGAGACCGTGCTGACGCAACACCGGCATCCAGAGGTTGTTTTCCGCTCCCTCGACCGGGTTGGTAACCACAGTCTTGTTCTCGACAGGAAAGAGTCGCTCCCTGGGAAACCCATCTTCTAACAGAGTCCTGACAACCCCTTCGACTTGCCAGGGCTGCGACGAACAGGCTGGGAAGTACTTGGTCCAGGAGAGGTTGAGTTTCAGGATCGTGTCTCTATTGAAGTCCAGGATGGACTTGTAGTCGATCAGTTCGAGCAGGCGACGGTAATCCCCGACGACCTGTTCGGCGTTGGTTTTAACGACAGCTACTTTGGATCGTGTCATCTCAATTCCAGATCGA
The DNA window shown above is from Candidatus Zixiibacteriota bacterium and carries:
- a CDS encoding DUF362 domain-containing protein, yielding MTRSKVAVVKTNAEQVVGDYRRLLELIDYKSILDFNRDTILKLNLSWTKYFPACSSQPWQVEGVVRTLLEDGFPRERLFPVENKTVVTNPVEGAENNLWMPVLRQHGLRFTPLPDVEWTVYRFKEKLLKLDQIFPEGIEIPKMYVGKQIIHLPTVKTHGHSTTTGAIKNAFGGLLKEVRHYAHKYIHEVLVDLMIMQRELHPRILAVMDGTVAGDGAGPRTMTPHGKNLILASCDSVAIDSVAAKLMGFDPISIPYLRMCHERGLGVADLREIEIVGEDISEINFHFKVKKSFVIWGDQMLRKGPLRFLERIALHSPLVVWAPAASNFYHDLLWYPTVGKSIIRRFARTEWGQLFEQYKSGRNLQYSSDLQVQKK